Proteins encoded within one genomic window of Lynx canadensis isolate LIC74 chromosome B2, mLynCan4.pri.v2, whole genome shotgun sequence:
- the SMLR1 gene encoding LOW QUALITY PROTEIN: small leucine-rich protein 1 (The sequence of the model RefSeq protein was modified relative to this genomic sequence to represent the inferred CDS: inserted 1 base in 1 codon) has product MVRSQVKNVLSFGSEIARCPWNPTLNSDLLSKGRSPRRKQIQTLSKAALIPSXSPLAPRGAGCLAMSPVLSAFLRELPGWLLFAGVFLPVTLLLLLLIAYFRTKLMEVNEELSQTTSHHQYKRRAGSSQYQRTKRR; this is encoded by the exons ATGGTAAGGAGCCAGGTAAAGAATGTGCTGTCGTTTGGGTCGGAAATTGCACGCTGCCCGTGGAATCCCACCCTGAATTCTG ACTTGCTGAGCAAAGGCCGGAGCCCcagaaggaaacaaatacagactCTGAGCAAAGCTGCCCTCATCCCGA GCAGCCCGCTGGCCCCCCGGGGGGCCGGGTGCTTGGCAATGagccccgtgctgtcagcgttCCTGAGGGAGCTCCCCGGCTGGCTCCTGTTCGCTGGGGTCTTCCTGCCTGTGACTTTgctgctcctcctcctcatcGCCTACTTCAGGACCAAACTGATGGAGG TGAATGAAGAATTGTCCCAGACCACCAGTCATCACCAATACAAACGCAGGGCTGGCTCTTCCCAGTACCAGAGAACGAAACGAAGGTGA